In a single window of the Biomphalaria glabrata chromosome 5, xgBioGlab47.1, whole genome shotgun sequence genome:
- the LOC129926207 gene encoding uncharacterized protein LOC129926207 → LSAITRNDLKLLHTSLCHPGVTRLLHYVRTKNLPFSCDDVRTVIEQCQACAELKPRFFRQPTGELIKAIQPFERISMDFKGPLPTVSRNRYLLTIIDEFSRFPFAFACPDMSSSTVVKCLNELFALFGFPAYVHTDRGTSFMSTEVQHFLHERGIATSRTTPYSPRGNGQIEKLNGTLWKAITLALHSKELDIAKWELLLNDALQSTRSLLCTATNRTPHERLLGFNRRSGSGTSLPTWLTSPGPVLLKKNVRSSKYDPIIEEVDLVTCNPQYAVIRTPNGREETISLRMLAPREEQKVIENENQSGTELDTDCPIQSSPPRNQPTDSIMPEETTSTTEDIARPSETQAEETTHTYNLRVRRTRPNYKV, encoded by the coding sequence TTATCTGCCATCACTCGCAATGACCTTAAATTGCTGCACACTAGTCTTTGCCATCCGGGCGTTACTCGACTATTGCACTACGTAAGGACTAAAAATCTTCCATTTTCCTGTGATGACGTCAGAACTGTAATAGAACAATGTCAAGCTTGTGCAGAACTAAAGCCCCGTTTTTTTCGACAGCCGACCGGAGAACTGATTAAAGCAATTCAACCTTTTGAGAGAATTAGTATGGATTTCAAGGGACCTCTCCCTACTGTTTCAAGAAATAGATATCTACTTACCATTATAGATGAATTCTCTAGATTCCCATTTGCATTTGCATGTCCCGATATGTCTTCCTCTACGGTTGTTAAATGTCTCAATGAACTATTCGCCCTATTTGGATTTCCAGCGTACGTCCACACTGACAGGGGAACTTCGTTTATGTCTACAGAGGTGCAGCATTTCCTCCAcgagagaggaattgcaaccaGTAGAACGACCCCTTACAGTCCGAGAGGAAACGGACAAATAGAGAAACTTAACGGGACCTTATGGAAAGCCATCACCTTGGCTCTACATTCTAAGGAATTGGACATAGCTAAATGGGAACTACTACTAAATGATGCTCTGCAATCCACCCGGTCATTACTATGCACTGCAACTAACAGGACACCACATGAACGACTTCTTGGGTTCAACCGAAGAAGTGGTTCTGGGACATCCTTGCCAACATGGTTGACCAGTCCTGGTCCTGTCCTGCTGAAGAAGAACGTTAGATCATCTAAATATGATCCCATAATAGAGGAAGTTGATTTGGTAACATGCAACCCTCAGTACGCTGTAATCCGAACACCAAACGGACGAGAGGAAACTATCTCATTACGAATGTTAGCCCCTAGGGAAgaacaaaaagttatagaaaatgAGAATCAGAGTGGAACAGAGCTTGATACTGACTGCCCCATCCAAAGCTCACCTCCCAGGAATCAACCTACTGATTCTATCATGCCTGAAGAAACCACCAGCACCACCGAAGACATAGCCAGACCGTCCGAAACTCAAGCAGAAGAaactacacatacatacaatctTAGAGTAAGGAGAACTAGGCCCAACTACAAAGTGTAA